The segment GCTTCCTGTAGGGCTTGCTCGATATTTTTGAAGCATTGCTCGGCTTGTTCGACTGGATTGTTGGAAATTGACATGGTGGTGTAGTTGTAGCCGGTGGTGCCGGAAACAAAGACATAGTCGCCATCGACGACGGCCCGCGAGTAGCCAATTTTAGACTCAAATTCTG is part of the Romeriopsis navalis LEGE 11480 genome and harbors:
- a CDS encoding Rid family hydrolase, whose amino-acid sequence is MNRQLISSESEFESKIGYSRAVVDGDYVFVSGTTGYNYTTMSISNNPVEQAEQCFKNIEQALQEA